In Pecten maximus chromosome 10, xPecMax1.1, whole genome shotgun sequence, one genomic interval encodes:
- the LOC117335484 gene encoding protein FAM199X-B-like produces the protein MIADTAVSTSPWASESILLKDFDLADLGRLDGKNDNETVALNSSYDRVWQQSSLHSHQNLSTGTSAASSDCSDEHDLYLDIDGDLNEHLFGDISTSLLNIIQDTDVSDAIALVQDFDWQSISCDSYDMAATSETEDNPNTSSSEGDITPVKSHSKTSSNSKCRSDTFADSRNWTCLSPVERVQVVEDLSHIVSRELGLREQMEVIRIINPGASVSPTDTEFVIELDSLNDEKLQRIRECVCRHATNQCSPDSTQEDKFTPSKKFDKKLKTRERRSRQKAIRQRQRKDYRQMLKEKRSGLFVKEEVLSLTIEDPGSLHEDEGDGDIDILG, from the exons ATGATAGCAGACACCGCGGTCTCCACCAG TCCGTGGGCCTCCGAGTCAATTCTGCTGAAAGACTTTGATTTAGCTGATCTTGGAAGGTTAGATGGAAAGAATGACAATGAAACAGTGGCATTAAACAGCAGTTATGATAG aGTATGGCAACAGTCATCCTTGCACAGCCACCAGAACCTATCCACAGGAACAAGTGCTGCTAGCTCAGACTGTAGTGATGAGCATGATCTCTACCTAGACATTGATGGAGACTTAAACGAACATCTTTTTGGGGACATTTCCACTTCATTATTGAATATCATACAGGATACAGATGTCTCAG ACGCCATTGCTCTTGTTCAGGACTTTGACTGGCAAAGTATCTCCTGTGACTCCTATGATATGGCTGCTACATCGGAGACTGAGGATAACCCAAACACCAGTAGCTCAGAAGGGGACATAACTCCAGTCAAAAGTCACAGTAAAACTTCGTCAAACTCAAAGTGCCGTTCAGACACATTTGCAGATAGTAGAAATTG GACTTGTCTGAGTCCAGTGGAACGTGTCCAAGTGGTGGAGGACCTCAGTCACATTGTTAGTCGGGAACTGGGACTACGAGAGCAGATGGAGGTGATTCGGATCATCAATCCTGGTGCCAGTGTATCGCCTACAGACACAGAGTTTGTCATCG AGCTGGATTCCTTGAATGACGAGAAGTTACAAAGAATAAGGGAGTGTGTATGTAGACATGCAACAAACCAATGCAGCCCTGATAGCACACAAGAAGATAAATTTACGCCAAGTAAAAAGTTTGACAAG AAATTGAAAACACGGGAAAGGAGAAGCCGACAAAAAGCCATCCGACAGCGTCAGCGAAAAGATTACAGGCAAATGCTGAAAGAGAAACGCAGTGGATTATTTGTGAAAGAGGAAGTGCTATCACTTACAATCGAAGACCCTGGCAGTTTACACGAGGATGAGGGTGATGGAGATATAGATATACTGGGATGA